The following coding sequences are from one Leptolyngbya sp. NIES-3755 window:
- a CDS encoding hypothetical protein (hypothetical protein N9414_02296;~similar to AA sequence:cyanobase_aa:LBDG_38100), translating to MFQQEHLSVNSNLTVLNHVQKWFERFWHQHDPHFPRRENQLHRLNLALAEGFTNAVRHAHSGLSKDTSIDIEVALHDDRMEIHIWDWGQPFDPNNIREPQPGTLQEGGYGWFLLRRLADEVTYDRKGQRNCLKIVKYTPDTPPA from the coding sequence ATGTTTCAACAAGAGCATCTGTCGGTTAACAGTAACCTCACAGTCTTGAACCATGTCCAGAAGTGGTTCGAGAGATTCTGGCATCAACATGACCCACACTTTCCCCGGCGTGAGAATCAACTCCACCGTCTCAATCTCGCTTTAGCTGAAGGATTCACAAACGCTGTCCGCCATGCCCACTCCGGACTTTCAAAGGACACCTCGATCGATATTGAGGTCGCCCTACACGACGATCGGATGGAGATCCATATTTGGGATTGGGGGCAACCCTTTGATCCCAACAATATTCGAGAACCCCAGCCAGGAACTCTACAAGAAGGAGGATACGGCTGGTTTTTATTGCGCCGTCTAGCTGATGAAGTGACTTACGATCGCAAAGGACAGCGCAACTGTCTCAAAATTGTCAAGTACACGCCCGACACTCCACCCGCTTAA
- a CDS encoding ATP-dependent Zn protease (similar to AA sequence:cyanobase_aa:LBDG_38090) produces MKGSRNFAQSLSLTRFRSKAGKATIVGWMLLQSLLMSAPAMAQARETLSYTGLLKKIDAGEVERVEIDEAQNIARVRLQGKSKNDPPVEVQLLDRNPELIDRLRKNKVTFESDPTADNSVVVGLIANLLLFMLLIAGLLLILRRSSNSPGGPGQAMSFGKSRARFQMEAKTGVMFDDVAGIEEAKEELQEVVTFLKKPERFTAVGARIPKGVLLVGSPGTGKTLLAKAIAGEAGVPFFSISGSEFVEMFVGVGASRVRDLFKKAKENAPCIVFIDEIDAVGRQRGAGIGGGNDEREQTLNQLLTEMDGFEGNTGIIIIAATNRPDVLDSALLRPGRFDRQITVDLPDRKGRLKILEVHARNKKLSDEVDLEKIARQTPGFSGAELSNLLNEAAILTARRRKDAITMLEIDDAIDRVSIGLAKNPLLDSTRKRMTAYHEIGHALLTTLLENADPLNKVTIIPRAGGIEGFSQTVPDEETIDSGLYTRAWMLDRIKVILGGRAVEAEVFGEDAIDAGAASDIGKVTQIARQMVTMFGMSDLGPVAFESAGGEVFLGRSMMPQSEYSEELASQIDQKVREIAKFCYAEARRLLRENRPLVDRLVDVLLEQETIEGDQFRKIVQEYRDSLSQTATVAN; encoded by the coding sequence ATGAAAGGCTCACGGAATTTTGCTCAATCGCTGTCGCTCACAAGGTTTCGATCGAAAGCAGGTAAAGCTACGATCGTGGGCTGGATGCTGCTTCAGAGTCTCTTAATGAGTGCTCCAGCGATGGCTCAAGCCCGTGAAACCTTGAGCTATACCGGATTACTGAAAAAAATTGATGCGGGTGAAGTTGAGCGCGTCGAAATTGATGAAGCTCAGAACATCGCAAGAGTTCGACTGCAAGGAAAGAGTAAGAACGATCCCCCAGTCGAAGTGCAATTACTCGATCGCAATCCAGAACTCATCGATCGACTTCGCAAAAATAAAGTCACGTTTGAGTCTGACCCGACCGCAGATAATAGCGTTGTCGTTGGACTCATTGCGAATCTGCTTCTATTTATGTTGCTGATTGCTGGATTGTTGCTGATTCTACGTCGATCGAGCAATTCTCCGGGTGGTCCTGGACAAGCGATGAGCTTCGGAAAATCCCGCGCTCGATTCCAAATGGAAGCCAAAACGGGTGTGATGTTTGATGACGTGGCAGGCATTGAAGAAGCGAAGGAAGAACTGCAAGAAGTTGTCACATTTTTGAAGAAGCCCGAACGGTTTACCGCAGTTGGAGCCAGAATTCCAAAGGGCGTTTTATTAGTTGGATCGCCTGGAACAGGTAAGACTTTGTTGGCAAAAGCGATCGCGGGTGAAGCGGGTGTTCCGTTCTTCTCAATCTCTGGTTCTGAATTCGTCGAAATGTTCGTCGGTGTCGGTGCTTCTCGTGTTCGGGACTTGTTTAAGAAAGCGAAAGAGAACGCTCCTTGTATTGTCTTTATCGATGAAATTGATGCGGTCGGACGGCAACGGGGTGCAGGAATTGGAGGCGGAAACGATGAACGTGAACAAACCTTGAACCAATTGCTGACTGAAATGGACGGGTTTGAAGGCAACACCGGAATCATTATTATTGCTGCAACGAACCGCCCGGATGTGTTGGATTCTGCGTTGTTACGTCCGGGACGATTCGATCGACAAATCACGGTCGATTTACCCGATCGCAAAGGTCGCCTGAAAATTCTCGAAGTTCATGCTCGAAACAAGAAGCTTTCAGACGAAGTGGATCTAGAAAAGATTGCTCGTCAAACGCCTGGATTCTCTGGAGCAGAATTATCGAACTTGCTGAATGAAGCGGCAATTCTCACCGCACGTCGTCGGAAAGATGCGATCACGATGCTGGAAATTGATGATGCGATCGACCGAGTCTCGATCGGGCTTGCAAAAAATCCGCTACTGGATTCTACTCGCAAGCGAATGACGGCATATCACGAGATTGGACACGCTTTGTTAACAACGCTTCTGGAGAATGCTGATCCGCTGAACAAAGTCACGATCATTCCTCGTGCAGGCGGAATCGAGGGCTTCTCGCAGACTGTACCAGACGAAGAAACGATCGATAGTGGTCTTTACACTCGTGCTTGGATGCTCGATCGAATTAAAGTAATCCTCGGTGGTCGAGCCGTTGAAGCTGAAGTATTTGGTGAAGATGCGATCGATGCAGGTGCAGCAAGTGACATTGGCAAAGTAACTCAGATTGCCCGACAAATGGTCACAATGTTTGGCATGTCAGATCTGGGTCCCGTTGCTTTTGAGAGTGCAGGTGGCGAGGTATTTTTAGGACGTAGCATGATGCCGCAATCCGAATACTCTGAAGAACTCGCAAGTCAAATCGATCAGAAAGTGCGCGAGATTGCGAAATTCTGTTACGCCGAAGCGCGTCGATTGTTACGTGAGAATCGTCCGTTAGTCGATCGCTTAGTCGATGTCTTGCTCGAACAAGAAACGATCGAGGGCGATCAGTTCCGCAAGATCGTTCAGGAATACCGCGATTCCCTTTCTCAAACTGCCACTGTCGCGAACTAA